A region from the Eretmochelys imbricata isolate rEreImb1 chromosome 16, rEreImb1.hap1, whole genome shotgun sequence genome encodes:
- the RABEPK gene encoding rab9 effector protein with kelch motifs isoform X2 produces the protein MLGARGPGLRCMLGSVVSVGPLYIGGGREEKSGARPDRLRGARAGPGCAGLGAVTSPRSGVLCPRGQRRFMRPKLLPVLEPGAVPQRATWYTLVPLGESPSARVGHNCLYLPPAPTAGKGKVVIIGGADPNGSFSDAHIIDLDKHQWAMPGWVGLLPRYEHATFIPTSSPTSLWVFGGADQSGNRNCVQVLNLETGIWESPKVIGTQPLPRTFHTSSAAIGDQLYVLGGGDKGAEPVKDPQLHVFDTATLTWSQPEVHGNPPSPRHGHVVVAVGTKLFIHGGLSGDKFYNDLFCIDTNVMTWEKLPAAGDVPGGRAAHSAAAFGNHLYIFGGMDPTGALDTMYKYHIENQQWTLLEFDSPLPPGRLDHSMCIVPWQVCVNVKNSDSEAVTSRNTIGKEATETVSDEGDSDQEKQIGKGCTEDKLMYLFLIFGGMDTQGEIHRDCIVNLIK, from the exons atgctgggagccaggggccctgggctgcgGTGCATGCTGGGCAGTGTAGTTTCTGTGGGCCCCCTCTACATTGGAGGTGGGCGGGAGGAGAAAAGCGGAGCGAGGCCGGACAGGCTGAGGGGAGcgagggccgggccgggctgcgCTGGGCTGGGCGCCGTCACGTCTCCCCGCTCGGGGGTTCTCTGCCCCCGGGGGCAGCGGCG ATTCATGAGGCCAAAGCTGCTGCCGGTTCTGGAGCCTGGAGCTGTCCCCCAAAGGGCCACATG GTACACACTTGTCCCCCTCGGAGAAAGCCCAAGTGCACGCGTTGGCCATAACTGCTTATATTTGCCTCCAGCCCCAACCGCTGGGAAAGGCAAAGTGGTCATCATCGGGGGAGCAGACCCCAATGGCAGCTTCTCCGATGCCCACATCATAGATCTGG ATAAACACCAGTGGGCAATGCCTGGTTGGGTGGGCCTGTTGCCTCGATATGAACATGCCACCTTCATTCCCACAAGCAGCCCCACTAGCCTCTGGGTGTTTGGAGGGGCTGACCAGTCTGGAAATAGAAACTGTGTTCAAGTGCTGAATCTAG AAACAGGAATCTGGGAAAGTCCTAAAGTGATTGGGACTCAACCACTCCCTAGGACGTTCCACACGTCATCAGCGGCTATAGGAgaccagctttatgtgcttggaGGGGGAGATAAAGGAGCAGAGCCTGTTAAAGATCCACAACTTCACGTGTTCGACACAG CCACTTTGACTTGGTCACAGCCAGAAGTACATGGTAATCCTCCCTCACCTCGGCATGGCCATGTGGTGGTTGCAGTTGGGACCAAGCTTTTCATACATGGTGGGTTATCTGGTGATAAATTTTACAATGATCTGTTCTGCATTGATACAA aTGTTATGACCTGGGAAAAGTTACCAGCTGCTGGTGATGTCCCAGGAGGACGGGcagcccactcagctgctgcctttgGAAACCATCTGTACATTTTTGGTGGTATGGACCCAACTGGGGCACTGGATACAATGTATAAATATCACATAG AAAACCAACAATGGACACTATTAGAATTTGATTCTCCTTTGCCCCCTGGAAGGTTGGACCATTCCATGTGCATCGTTCCGTGGCAAGTATGTGTCAATGTTAAGAACAGTGATTCAGAAGCTGTAACCAGCAGAAATACAATTGGGAAGGAAGCAACTGAAACAGTCAGTGATGAAGGTGACTCTGATCAGGAAAAACAAATAGGAAAAGGCTGCACAGAAGACAAAttgatgtatttgtttttaatatttggtGGGATGGATACTCAAGGGGAGATTCACAGGGACTGTATTGTGAATCTGATTAAGTAA
- the RABEPK gene encoding rab9 effector protein with kelch motifs isoform X1, which translates to MRPKLLPVLEPGAVPQRATWYTLVPLGESPSARVGHNCLYLPPAPTAGKGKVVIIGGADPNGSFSDAHIIDLETGIWESPKVIGTQPLPRTFHTSSAAIGDQLYVLGGGDKGAEPVKDPQLHVFDTATLTWSQPEVHGNPPSPRHGHVVVAVGTKLFIHGGLSGDKFYNDLFCIDTNVMTWEKLPAAGDVPGGRAAHSAAAFGNHLYIFGGMDPTGALDTMYKYHIENQQWTLLEFDSPLPPGRLDHSMCIVPWQVCVNVKNSDSEAVTSRNTIGKEATETVSDEGDSDQEKQIGKGCTEDKLMYLFLIFGGMDTQGEIHRDCIVNLIK; encoded by the exons ATGAGGCCAAAGCTGCTGCCGGTTCTGGAGCCTGGAGCTGTCCCCCAAAGGGCCACATG GTACACACTTGTCCCCCTCGGAGAAAGCCCAAGTGCACGCGTTGGCCATAACTGCTTATATTTGCCTCCAGCCCCAACCGCTGGGAAAGGCAAAGTGGTCATCATCGGGGGAGCAGACCCCAATGGCAGCTTCTCCGATGCCCACATCATAGATCTGG AAACAGGAATCTGGGAAAGTCCTAAAGTGATTGGGACTCAACCACTCCCTAGGACGTTCCACACGTCATCAGCGGCTATAGGAgaccagctttatgtgcttggaGGGGGAGATAAAGGAGCAGAGCCTGTTAAAGATCCACAACTTCACGTGTTCGACACAG CCACTTTGACTTGGTCACAGCCAGAAGTACATGGTAATCCTCCCTCACCTCGGCATGGCCATGTGGTGGTTGCAGTTGGGACCAAGCTTTTCATACATGGTGGGTTATCTGGTGATAAATTTTACAATGATCTGTTCTGCATTGATACAA aTGTTATGACCTGGGAAAAGTTACCAGCTGCTGGTGATGTCCCAGGAGGACGGGcagcccactcagctgctgcctttgGAAACCATCTGTACATTTTTGGTGGTATGGACCCAACTGGGGCACTGGATACAATGTATAAATATCACATAG AAAACCAACAATGGACACTATTAGAATTTGATTCTCCTTTGCCCCCTGGAAGGTTGGACCATTCCATGTGCATCGTTCCGTGGCAAGTATGTGTCAATGTTAAGAACAGTGATTCAGAAGCTGTAACCAGCAGAAATACAATTGGGAAGGAAGCAACTGAAACAGTCAGTGATGAAGGTGACTCTGATCAGGAAAAACAAATAGGAAAAGGCTGCACAGAAGACAAAttgatgtatttgtttttaatatttggtGGGATGGATACTCAAGGGGAGATTCACAGGGACTGTATTGTGAATCTGATTAAGTAA
- the HSPA5 gene encoding endoplasmic reticulum chaperone BiP, with protein MRRALLVVLLLLGSGRGEEEEKKEDVGTVVGIDLGTTYSCVGVFKNGRVEIIANDQGNRITPSYVAFTPEGERLIGDAAKNQLTSNPENTVFDAKRLIGRTWNDPSVQQDIKYLPFKVLEKKTKPYIQVDVGGGQTKTFAPEEISAMVLTKMKETAEAYLGKKVTHAVVTVPAYFNDAQRQATKDAGTIAGLNVMRIINEPTAAAIAYGLDKREGEKNILVFDLGGGTFDVSLLTIDNGVFEVVATNGDTHLGGEDFDQRVMEHFIKLYKKKTGKDVRKDNRSVQKLRREVEKAKRALSSQHQARIEIESFFEGEDFSETLTRAKFEELNMDLFRSTMKPVQKVLEDSDLKKSDIDEIVLVGGSTRIPKIQQLVKEFFNGKEPSRGINPDEAVAYGAAVQAGVLSGDQDTGDLVLLDVCPLTLGIETVGGVMTKLIPRNTVVPTKKSQIFSTASDNQPTVTIKVYEGERPLTKDNHLLGTFDLTGIPPAPRGVPQIEVTFEIDVNGILRVTAEDKGTGNKNKITITNDQNRLTPEEIERMVNDAEKFAEEDKKLKERIDTRNELESYAYSLKNQIGDKEKLGGKLSSEDKETIEKAVEEKIEWLESHQDAEIEDFKAKKKELEEVVQPIVSKLYGSAGPPPEEEAGEKDEL; from the exons ATGAGGCGGGCGCTgctggtggtgctgctgctgctgggcagcgGGCGcggcgaggaggaggagaagaaggaggacgTGGGCACCGTGGTGGGCATCGACCTGGGAACCACGTACTCATG CGTTGGCGTCTTTAAGAACGGCCGCGTGGAAATCATTGCGAATGACCAGGGCAACCGGATCACGCCGTCCTACGTCGCGTTCACCCCCGAAGGGGAGCGTCTCATCGGCGATGCTGCGAAGAATCAGCTCACCTCCAATCCTGAGAATACGGTGTTCGATGCCAAACGCCTGATTGGCCGCACGTGGAATGATCCCTCCGTGCAACAGGATATCAAATACCTGCCTTTCAAG GTTCTTGAAAAGAAGACCAAGCCATATATACAAGTTGATGTTGGTGGTGGACAGACAAAGACATTTGCTCCAGAAGAAATTTCTGCTATGGTTTTGACAAAGATGAAGGAAACTGCTGAGGCCTACTTAGGAAAGAAG GTTACCCATGCTGTTGTCACTGTCCCAGCTTATTTCAATGATGCTCAGCGTCAAGCTACAAAGGATGCTGGTACCATTGCTGGATTGAATGTAATGAGAATAATCAATGAACC TACTGCTGCCGCCATTGCTTATGGACTGGATAAGCGGGAGGGTGAGAAGAACATCCTTGTATTTGATCTAGGTGGTGGAACCTTTGATGTCTCTCTCCTCACAATTGATAATGGTGTCTTTGAAGTTGTGGCTACAAATGGAGATACTCACTTGGGTGGAGAGGACTTTGACCAACGTGTTATGGAACACTTCATCAAGTTATACaagaagaaaactggaaaagatgTTAGGAAGGACAACAGATCTGTACAGAAGCTACGTCGGGAAGTAGAGAAAGCAAAGCGAGCTTTGTCCTCTCAGCATCAGGCTAGAATTGAAATAGAGTCCTTCTTTGAAGGAGAGGACTTCTCTGAGACACTGACTCGCGCAAAGTTTGAAGAACTGAATATG GATCTGTTCCGTTCCACCATGAAGCCTGTGCAGAAAGTTCTAGAAGATTCTGACCTGAAGAAATCCGACATTGATGAGATTGTACTTGTGGGTGGCTCTACTCGAATCCCCAAGATACAACAGCTTGTTAAAGAGTTCTTCAATGGCAAAGAGCCTTCTCGTGGCATCAATCCAGATGAGGCTGTTGCTTATGGTGCCGCTGTTCAGGCTGGTGTCCTTTCGGGTGACCAAGATACTG GTGACCTGGTGTTACTTGATGTGTGTCCTCTGACACTTGGCATTGAAACTGTTGGGGGTGTTATGACCAAGCTCATCCCAAGAAATACTGTTGTCCCCACCAAGAAATCACAGATTTTCTCCACAGCTTCTGATAACCAGCCAACTGTAACAATCAAGGTCTATGAAG GTGAACGTCCTCTCACCAAGGATAACCATCTCCTGGGTACTTTTGACTTGACTGGAATCCCTCCTGCTCCTCGTGGTGTCCCACAGATTGAAGTTACCTTTGAGATAGATGTGAATGGAATCCTCCGTGTTACAGCGGAAGACAAGGGCACAGGAAATAAAAACAAGATTACAATTACCAATGACCAGAACCGTCTGACACCAGAGGAGATTGAGAGAATGGTTAATGATGCTGAGAAGtttgcagaggaagacaaaaagcTTAAAGAACGTATTGATACCAGAAATGAGTTGGAAAGCTATGCTTATTCACTGAAGAATCAGATTGGGGACAAAGAGAAACTAGGTGGCAAACTCTCATCTGAAGACAAGGAAACAATAGAGAAAGCAGTAGAGGAAAAGATTGAATGGCTTGAAAGCCACCAAGATGCTGAAATTGAAGATTTCAAAGCTAAAaagaaggagctggaggaggttgTCCAGCCAATTGTTAGCAAGCTTTATGGAAGTGCAGGACCTCCCCCTGAAGAGGAAGCAGGAGAGAAGGATGAATTGTAA